The Kordia sp. SMS9 genome window below encodes:
- a CDS encoding antibiotic biosynthesis monooxygenase, protein MNSDFTPYYAVIFTSTQTDMLEGYVEMAQQMEALAKQQTGFIGIDSARNAVGITVSYWETLEAIQQWKQHTDHLMAQQKGIKKWYAHYNVKICKVEREYDFIKK, encoded by the coding sequence ATGAATTCAGATTTTACTCCATACTACGCCGTCATTTTTACCTCAACACAAACTGACATGTTAGAAGGGTATGTGGAAATGGCGCAACAAATGGAAGCATTAGCCAAACAACAAACTGGATTCATCGGTATTGACAGTGCTCGAAACGCTGTGGGGATTACCGTGAGTTATTGGGAAACTTTGGAAGCCATTCAACAATGGAAACAACATACAGATCATCTTATGGCACAACAAAAAGGCATAAAAAAATGGTATGCGCATTACAATGTGAAAATCTGCAAAGTAGAACGTGAGTATGATTTTATAAAGAAATGA
- a CDS encoding alpha-2-macroglobulin, translating to MRKSVYFTSKTIMRNITFCLLFGVFLSLFSCDTGTSEADNIFEFKDYIYQTTAGTVSVKEPIIIGLQKQLPNLGDSGEISADLINISPKVTGKLFIQNNKTLRFEPDTVLQPDTEYSVTVNLKDMYEDVKKEFHTYTFVFKTVTPNFSITTNDLQSYSKEWQYLNGTLRAADIIPTEKLSALLSATQDGKALNIKWEPSVLNNTTYEFTIDSIHRLEEDSKINISWVGTPINAKAKGKTDYIISGRNNFSIIGVTVSQNPEQKVSINFSDPLLKNQNFAGLVTLKNQKNSTYVTDGNILNIYPTNRIKGSTTLEIFPGIKNKDNYKLKKSFTKSVTFEQQKPQLRSVSKGVILPNSKNLTYNFQAINLQSVDVRIIKIYQDNVLQFLQENSISDLNRYNIRRVGRRIAKKTINLIENTEDNDGQWKTYGIDLSTLFTAESGAIYQVEIGFKKEYSLYACQESDGATTDNSRYRGDSYYQNREDEEENEAAYWDNKMYEFRNYRYNWRDRDNPCTESYYLQERFLTTNILASDLGVIVKSGENRSYHFAVSDILSTDPVNSAKVTLYNYQQQEIASKQTDSEGLTIIDADKNAYFATVSKGNQITYVKLNDGSSLSMSKFDVAGKKIKKGINGYIYGERGVWRPGDTLHLAFVLNDAGNPLPKNHPVKMEVTDARGKLIYKNLQTQGVENFYKFTVETDSEAPTGNWQARVSVGGVNFSKTLKIETVKPNRLKINIDFDDEILANSRPIEGTLNAAWLHGAPAKNLKAEVNVRLTSTKTSFKKFPNYEFNDPTRQFNAEEFVMFRGKLNEEGTVAISKKINVEKNAPGMLRASFLTRVFENGGDFSIDAFSKDFAPYISFVGLKSPEPKQYGSFYTDEDNTFEIVTVDDRGNPIKRNGLKVKIYEINWRWWWSSSYEDLSSYSGSNYHERYRTFTINTNSNGKGSFKLNIPDEDRGRYLIHISDPKSGHATGRTAYFYKNWWRRSNDGNSESAKMLIFAADKETYNVGEQATITFPSGKGGRALVSVENGTEVLSTKWVKTSKEQTTTTIPITKEMAPNVFVNISLVQKHDNVSNDLPIRLYGVIPIMVENPVTILKPKISVPETLRPEESFTVKVSEENKKAMTYTIAVVDEGLLDLTRFKTPNPWDLFYQRQALGVRTWDMYDDIIGAFSGDIDQVFAIGGGDDGNGAKNKKANRFKPVVKYLGPFQLNAGQTKSHKIDMPNYVGAVRTMVVAGNAKTEAYGNAEQSSKVKKPLMVIATAPRKLSPGEKVTLPVTVFAMEDKVKNVSLSLKLQNGISVVGSNTKSISFSKPDEKMVYFDLDVGEIKGIQTIEVVATGNGEKASYKVELDVENPNPIAKKIHEITLQANETQTLSFETFGVAGSNAATVEFSTLPPMDFTKRLSYLIRYPHGCVEQTTSSAFPQLYLADIFDLTTEKKGDINRNIEKAIKRLAHFQRPNGGMSYWMGQNSVDVWGTNYAGHFMIEAEKKGYILPLTFMNKWISYQQNTARTWRNTRRSSDVTQAYRLYTLALAGYPDLASMNRLRETNNLSNDAKWRLAAAYALASQKEAAEEIAKSANINFASSPAEDYYTYGSIERNRAMAMETMVILKDPKTIELSKRIAKDLSSNRWMSTQTAAYSLLAMGKMVTQNGGKNIKMQFSINGENQQNIQTTKAIAQRDLNIKKGTNSIQVENKEANVLFVRVLNTGKLPLGEELAEKRNLDIRVRYKDKAGNTIDVSQLTQGTDFMATVTVSNDQPEFVGNIALTEIFPSGWEIVNTRFTDYGNTPSSEATHTDIRDDRVNFYFDLQRGKAKTFNVLLNASYLGKYYLPGVQAEAMYDNEFFVRTKGQWIEVVK from the coding sequence ATGAGAAAGTCTGTTTATTTTACCTCAAAAACCATCATGCGCAACATTACTTTTTGTCTCCTTTTTGGAGTATTTCTAAGCTTATTTTCTTGTGATACAGGAACTTCAGAAGCAGATAATATCTTTGAATTTAAAGATTATATTTATCAAACGACCGCAGGAACAGTTTCGGTAAAAGAACCAATTATCATCGGATTGCAAAAACAATTGCCCAACTTAGGTGATTCGGGAGAAATCTCAGCAGACCTCATCAATATCAGTCCAAAAGTAACGGGAAAACTATTCATTCAAAATAACAAAACCTTACGCTTTGAGCCTGATACAGTATTGCAACCCGACACGGAATATTCGGTTACGGTGAACTTAAAAGATATGTACGAAGATGTAAAAAAAGAATTTCACACCTATACGTTCGTATTTAAAACGGTAACGCCCAACTTTTCAATTACCACAAATGATTTGCAATCGTACTCCAAAGAATGGCAATACTTAAATGGAACCTTGCGCGCTGCAGACATCATTCCCACAGAAAAACTATCAGCACTACTTTCTGCCACGCAAGATGGAAAAGCATTAAATATTAAATGGGAACCTTCTGTGCTGAATAATACAACCTATGAATTTACAATTGACAGCATTCATCGATTGGAAGAAGATTCTAAAATCAATATTTCGTGGGTAGGAACTCCGATCAATGCCAAAGCAAAAGGCAAGACAGACTACATCATTTCTGGGAGAAATAACTTTTCCATCATTGGCGTTACAGTTTCACAAAATCCTGAGCAAAAAGTAAGCATCAATTTCAGTGATCCGTTATTAAAAAATCAAAACTTCGCGGGTTTAGTCACCCTAAAAAATCAAAAAAATAGCACCTATGTTACAGATGGAAACATCCTGAATATCTATCCGACAAATAGAATCAAAGGCAGTACAACGTTAGAAATTTTTCCAGGAATAAAAAACAAAGACAACTACAAGCTCAAAAAAAGCTTTACAAAAAGTGTGACGTTTGAACAGCAAAAACCACAATTGCGCTCCGTAAGCAAAGGTGTTATTTTACCAAACTCCAAAAACCTTACGTACAACTTTCAAGCGATCAACTTACAGTCAGTCGATGTACGCATCATCAAAATATATCAAGACAATGTATTGCAGTTTTTACAGGAAAATAGCATCAGCGACTTAAACCGATACAACATTCGCCGTGTGGGAAGACGCATTGCCAAGAAAACCATCAATCTTATTGAAAATACAGAAGACAATGACGGGCAATGGAAAACCTACGGAATTGATTTATCCACATTATTCACAGCAGAATCTGGCGCTATTTATCAAGTAGAAATTGGCTTTAAAAAAGAATATTCGCTGTATGCGTGTCAAGAAAGTGATGGCGCTACGACGGATAATTCTCGTTATCGCGGAGATAGTTACTATCAAAATCGAGAAGATGAAGAAGAAAACGAAGCAGCCTATTGGGACAATAAAATGTACGAATTTAGAAACTATCGTTACAACTGGAGAGATCGCGACAATCCTTGTACAGAATCCTATTATTTACAAGAACGTTTTCTCACCACAAACATTCTGGCTTCTGATTTAGGTGTAATTGTAAAAAGTGGTGAAAACAGATCGTATCATTTCGCGGTAAGCGATATTTTATCTACCGATCCTGTAAATAGTGCAAAAGTAACGCTCTACAATTACCAACAACAGGAAATCGCATCCAAACAAACAGATTCCGAAGGTCTCACAATTATTGATGCAGACAAAAACGCATACTTTGCCACCGTTTCCAAAGGCAATCAAATTACGTATGTAAAACTGAATGATGGCAGTTCCTTATCTATGAGTAAATTTGATGTGGCAGGGAAAAAAATCAAAAAAGGCATCAATGGATACATATATGGTGAACGTGGCGTTTGGCGTCCTGGCGATACATTGCACTTGGCTTTTGTATTGAATGATGCTGGAAATCCACTACCAAAAAATCATCCTGTAAAAATGGAAGTTACAGATGCTCGCGGCAAATTGATCTACAAAAACCTGCAAACGCAAGGTGTAGAGAACTTCTATAAATTTACAGTAGAAACGGACAGCGAAGCACCCACAGGAAATTGGCAAGCGCGTGTGAGTGTTGGTGGTGTGAATTTCTCTAAAACACTCAAAATAGAAACAGTAAAACCAAATCGTTTAAAGATCAATATTGATTTTGACGATGAAATTTTAGCCAATTCCAGACCGATTGAAGGAACACTCAATGCCGCTTGGTTGCACGGCGCGCCTGCAAAAAACTTAAAAGCCGAAGTCAACGTACGATTGACAAGTACCAAAACATCCTTCAAGAAATTTCCGAACTATGAATTCAACGATCCAACACGCCAATTTAATGCGGAAGAATTTGTCATGTTCAGAGGAAAACTAAACGAAGAAGGAACCGTTGCTATTTCTAAAAAAATAAACGTCGAAAAAAATGCACCAGGCATGTTGCGTGCGTCTTTCCTAACACGCGTATTTGAAAATGGTGGCGATTTCTCTATTGATGCATTCTCGAAAGATTTTGCTCCGTATATTTCGTTTGTCGGACTCAAATCGCCCGAACCAAAACAATACGGTTCATTCTACACGGATGAAGATAATACCTTTGAAATTGTAACGGTGGACGATCGCGGAAATCCAATCAAGCGTAACGGACTGAAAGTAAAAATCTATGAAATCAATTGGCGTTGGTGGTGGAGTTCGTCGTATGAAGATTTATCATCCTATTCGGGAAGCAACTATCACGAACGCTATCGAACATTTACCATCAACACAAATTCCAATGGAAAAGGAAGCTTCAAACTGAACATTCCTGATGAAGATCGCGGACGTTATCTCATTCACATTTCCGATCCAAAAAGCGGGCACGCTACAGGAAGAACTGCCTACTTCTACAAAAACTGGTGGCGTAGAAGCAACGATGGCAATTCCGAATCAGCTAAAATGTTGATTTTTGCAGCAGACAAAGAAACCTACAATGTTGGCGAACAAGCAACGATTACCTTTCCATCAGGAAAAGGCGGACGTGCGTTGGTCAGTGTTGAAAATGGTACAGAAGTATTGAGTACTAAATGGGTGAAAACATCTAAAGAACAAACAACCACCACAATTCCGATAACGAAAGAAATGGCACCGAATGTTTTTGTAAATATTTCGTTAGTTCAAAAACACGACAATGTTTCCAACGATTTGCCAATTCGTCTATATGGTGTCATTCCAATCATGGTGGAAAATCCAGTGACGATTCTGAAACCAAAAATTTCAGTGCCAGAAACACTTCGCCCAGAAGAATCCTTTACAGTAAAAGTTAGTGAAGAAAACAAAAAAGCCATGACCTACACCATTGCGGTAGTTGACGAAGGCTTGCTAGATTTAACGCGATTTAAAACTCCAAATCCTTGGGATTTATTCTATCAGCGTCAAGCGCTTGGTGTCCGCACTTGGGATATGTATGATGATATTATTGGCGCATTTAGTGGCGATATTGATCAAGTATTTGCCATTGGTGGTGGCGATGACGGAAATGGCGCGAAAAACAAAAAAGCCAATCGGTTCAAACCTGTGGTTAAATATTTAGGACCTTTCCAGCTAAACGCAGGACAAACGAAATCGCACAAAATTGACATGCCAAATTATGTGGGCGCGGTTCGTACGATGGTTGTTGCAGGAAATGCTAAAACAGAAGCTTATGGAAATGCTGAGCAATCTTCAAAGGTAAAAAAACCGTTAATGGTCATTGCAACTGCACCCAGAAAACTAAGTCCGGGCGAAAAAGTAACCTTACCTGTTACGGTATTTGCAATGGAAGATAAGGTGAAAAATGTATCGCTTTCGCTGAAATTACAAAACGGCATTTCAGTGGTGGGAAGCAATACAAAATCGATCAGCTTTAGCAAACCTGACGAGAAAATGGTGTATTTCGACTTGGATGTCGGCGAAATAAAAGGCATTCAAACCATTGAAGTTGTGGCGACAGGAAATGGCGAAAAAGCATCGTACAAAGTAGAATTGGATGTGGAAAACCCAAATCCGATTGCAAAGAAAATTCACGAAATAACCTTGCAAGCAAACGAAACCCAAACACTTAGTTTTGAAACCTTTGGAGTAGCAGGAAGCAACGCAGCTACGGTAGAGTTTTCGACCTTACCACCGATGGATTTTACAAAACGTTTGTCCTATTTGATTCGCTATCCGCATGGTTGTGTAGAGCAAACAACCTCGAGTGCATTTCCACAGTTGTATCTCGCAGATATTTTCGATCTGACGACGGAGAAAAAAGGAGACATCAATCGAAATATTGAAAAAGCCATCAAACGTTTGGCACATTTTCAACGTCCAAATGGAGGCATGAGCTATTGGATGGGTCAAAATTCAGTAGATGTCTGGGGAACCAATTATGCCGGTCATTTTATGATTGAAGCGGAGAAAAAAGGATATATTTTACCATTGACGTTCATGAACAAATGGATTTCATATCAGCAAAATACAGCGCGTACATGGCGGAATACTAGACGAAGCAGTGATGTAACACAAGCCTATCGCTTGTATACCTTGGCGTTGGCAGGCTATCCAGATTTGGCGTCAATGAACCGTTTGCGTGAAACCAATAATTTATCAAACGATGCCAAATGGCGATTGGCGGCGGCGTACGCATTGGCTTCACAAAAAGAAGCTGCTGAAGAAATTGCAAAATCTGCCAATATTAACTTTGCATCTTCGCCTGCTGAAGACTATTACACCTATGGCTCAATAGAAAGAAATCGTGCGATGGCAATGGAAACAATGGTGATTTTAAAAGATCCTAAAACCATCGAATTATCAAAAAGAATTGCCAAAGATTTATCGTCCAATCGTTGGATGAGCACACAAACGGCAGCCTATAGTTTGTTAGCAATGGGCAAAATGGTGACACAAAACGGTGGCAAAAATATCAAGATGCAATTCTCCATTAATGGAGAAAATCAACAAAATATTCAAACAACAAAAGCTATTGCACAGCGCGATTTGAATATCAAAAAAGGAACAAATAGTATTCAAGTAGAAAATAAAGAAGCCAATGTATTGTTTGTGCGTGTGTTGAATACAGGAAAGTTGCCTTTGGGTGAAGAATTGGCGGAGAAACGAAATTTAGACATTCGCGTACGCTATAAAGACAAAGCAGGAAATACGATCGATGTTTCGCAATTAACACAAGGAACGGATTTTATGGCGACGGTAACAGTTTCTAATGATCAACCTGAATTTGTTGGGAATATTGCCTTAACGGAGATTTTTCCATCAGGTTGGGAAATTGTCAATACGCGTTTTACAGATTACGGAAACACGCCTTCAAGTGAAGCCACTCATACCGATATTAGAGACGATCGCGTGAATTTCTATTTTGATTTGCAACGTGGAAAAGCCAAAACTTTTAATGTGTTGTTGAATGCTTCCTATTTAGGAAAGTATTATTTACCAGGCGTTCAAGCAGAAGCGATGTATGACAATGAGTTCTTTGTGCGAACGAAAGGGCAATGGATTGAAGTGGTGAAATAG
- a CDS encoding T9SS type B sorting domain-containing protein, whose product MSKIKIGFIVVLGVLSFSGNPTHTISTSTSEEMMDPIAYVICDDDGFVDINLLDIETEVLENFGNGAIEEAVIISTSTGRIIQLNDLSGTITIDEICNLGNPLSDVAVDENEEIYATDFGSIFSVDGTNCTTSLLPNMGAIIPTNSLSFDTQGNLYFGGANNSIVYRYDSDEMSAPYVWHNFGSGAPSGDFVILGNRMYISWNIGSGVRLYEVTIDANFDYVSHVDLGTILPDTFGLASELGQLYGVTQSELYEIDLNSFTFTTIANNDFIFGSWFGAAGLHEAFNYEATSHISLTDANNNTNPLSSPWTNTQQGMQTIYVRVVNTITGVVEVVEVNITITNNIPDITMPSELAVCDDGTNSATFNLTDVETELLQNVTNAVTVTYHNSENDAETNSNPVNSNYTTTATQETIFVRVDNVNDDCFATSQFTISVNPSPVIVMPSEVVQCEVQDDGIVDLTQVETELLQNNTIAVATTYHTNLADATNGTNAVSENYQAFVGQETIFVRVESIANPECFETTEFILTLNENPVIVTPSDIVQCEDENNGFFNLTQVEAELLQNNTLSPVIISYYTSLADASIAVNPINSNYQIPPGQIPIFVRVENTVNAECFEIASFFIVRSGDLQLTPPSNITQCENNNIFDLTQVEAELLQNTSIAVTVSYHNNPSDAATGTNAVNTNYPLTSVGQETIFIRIENSANNNCFETSQFDIILNAIPQITTPSDLVQCPNENNGIFDLTQVEAALLANVTETVNVTHHPTEIDANDNLNALSTNFDPTTNQETVFVRVENTSSNCFDVTQFQVITIENIPITPPSNITRCEDENSLLFNLTQVETELLQNVTQNVVVSYHASAVDANTNTDALNTDYILTSTQATIYIRIEDTDTACVEITQFAIEILANPEVESLVNSPSARLLTDCYIDANTDGFFNLNDSYPLIISNASANYTVDFFLTEEDAEQEINTIDAIFYATNDIQEIFATVTNTNGCKSITNFFVDPNCYTTVVDITNIYFPAYFTPNNDLTNDMWNVEGISIAVQQTSIMYIFDRYGKLLFYFRPGQINGWDGTYRGRLMPSNDYWYKFEMADGKTFSGNFSLVR is encoded by the coding sequence ATGTCAAAAATTAAAATAGGCTTCATAGTTGTCTTGGGAGTTCTTTCCTTTTCGGGAAATCCTACTCACACAATTTCTACTTCAACATCGGAAGAAATGATGGACCCGATAGCATATGTAATATGTGATGATGACGGTTTTGTTGATATCAATCTGTTAGATATTGAAACGGAAGTATTGGAAAATTTTGGCAACGGTGCTATTGAAGAAGCTGTCATTATTTCTACCTCCACAGGACGAATTATTCAATTGAATGATCTTTCGGGAACCATCACCATTGATGAGATTTGCAATTTAGGCAATCCATTATCAGATGTTGCAGTTGACGAAAACGAAGAAATTTACGCTACTGATTTTGGTTCTATATTTTCGGTAGATGGAACAAATTGTACTACAAGTTTACTTCCAAATATGGGCGCCATTATACCTACAAACTCTTTGTCGTTTGACACGCAAGGAAATTTATATTTTGGCGGTGCCAATAACAGTATTGTATACCGATATGATAGTGATGAAATGAGCGCACCCTATGTATGGCATAATTTCGGAAGCGGCGCACCAAGTGGCGATTTTGTAATTTTAGGAAATAGAATGTACATATCTTGGAACATTGGTTCTGGTGTGCGTTTGTATGAAGTAACGATTGATGCCAATTTTGATTATGTATCGCATGTAGATTTAGGAACCATTCTTCCAGATACGTTTGGACTTGCCAGTGAGCTAGGTCAATTGTACGGCGTTACGCAGTCAGAGTTGTATGAAATTGATTTGAATTCATTTACATTTACCACCATTGCCAACAATGATTTTATATTTGGTTCATGGTTTGGTGCCGCAGGATTGCACGAAGCGTTTAATTATGAAGCTACGTCACATATAAGCCTTACAGACGCAAATAATAATACCAATCCACTTTCCAGTCCGTGGACAAATACACAACAAGGTATGCAAACTATTTATGTGAGAGTTGTAAATACCATCACAGGAGTTGTGGAAGTTGTAGAAGTCAATATTACCATTACGAACAACATACCCGATATTACGATGCCATCAGAATTAGCCGTTTGTGATGACGGAACAAATAGTGCTACTTTTAATTTAACAGATGTTGAAACTGAGTTGCTTCAAAATGTGACCAATGCTGTAACGGTAACCTATCACAATTCAGAAAATGATGCGGAAACAAATAGCAATCCTGTAAATTCAAATTACACCACAACAGCAACTCAAGAAACTATTTTTGTGAGAGTAGACAATGTAAATGATGATTGTTTTGCGACGAGTCAATTTACAATTTCCGTAAATCCTTCACCCGTTATTGTCATGCCAAGCGAAGTTGTACAATGCGAAGTTCAAGATGATGGTATTGTTGATCTTACCCAAGTAGAAACCGAATTACTTCAAAATAACACCATTGCGGTCGCAACAACGTATCACACAAATCTCGCCGACGCCACCAATGGAACCAATGCAGTAAGTGAAAATTACCAAGCTTTTGTGGGACAAGAAACTATTTTTGTGCGTGTAGAAAGTATCGCCAATCCTGAGTGTTTTGAAACTACCGAATTTATCCTTACGTTGAACGAAAATCCAGTAATAGTAACGCCAAGTGACATTGTACAATGTGAAGATGAAAACAATGGCTTTTTTAATTTGACACAAGTAGAAGCCGAATTGCTTCAAAATAATACACTTTCACCTGTGATAATTTCGTATTACACAAGTCTCGCAGATGCTTCTATTGCTGTAAATCCAATCAATAGTAACTATCAAATTCCTCCTGGACAAATTCCTATATTTGTACGTGTAGAAAATACGGTCAACGCCGAATGTTTTGAAATTGCAAGCTTTTTTATTGTGCGCAGTGGAGATTTACAACTGACACCGCCGAGCAACATCACGCAATGTGAAAATAATAACATTTTTGATCTCACACAAGTAGAAGCGGAACTGTTACAAAACACCTCAATAGCTGTAACCGTTAGTTATCACAATAATCCTTCTGATGCCGCCACAGGAACAAATGCTGTAAATACAAATTATCCGCTAACTTCAGTTGGGCAAGAAACTATCTTTATCCGTATAGAAAATTCCGCAAATAATAACTGTTTTGAAACTTCTCAGTTTGACATTATTCTGAATGCAATTCCACAAATTACCACGCCAAGCGATCTCGTGCAATGTCCGAATGAGAATAACGGAATTTTTGATCTTACCCAAGTAGAAGCAGCGTTGCTGGCAAACGTTACGGAAACTGTAAATGTTACGCATCATCCTACGGAAATAGACGCTAATGACAATTTGAATGCGTTGAGCACAAATTTTGATCCAACAACCAATCAAGAAACCGTTTTTGTACGTGTGGAAAATACAAGTTCGAATTGTTTTGACGTGACTCAGTTTCAAGTCATCACGATAGAAAATATACCAATTACACCGCCAAGCAATATCACACGTTGTGAAGATGAAAACTCCCTATTGTTCAATCTTACGCAAGTAGAAACAGAACTATTACAAAACGTAACACAAAACGTTGTCGTTTCTTATCATGCTTCTGCGGTTGATGCCAACACAAATACGGACGCGCTCAACACAGATTACATACTAACTTCTACGCAAGCTACAATTTACATTCGCATAGAAGATACGGACACCGCTTGTGTTGAAATAACGCAGTTTGCTATTGAAATTTTGGCAAATCCCGAAGTTGAATCATTAGTAAACTCACCAAGCGCACGCTTATTGACCGATTGTTATATTGATGCGAATACGGATGGTTTTTTCAATTTAAATGATAGTTATCCGCTCATCATTAGCAATGCAAGTGCCAATTATACCGTTGATTTTTTCCTTACGGAAGAAGATGCCGAACAAGAAATCAATACGATTGATGCTATTTTTTACGCTACAAACGACATACAAGAAATTTTTGCCACCGTGACCAATACGAATGGTTGTAAAAGTATTACCAACTTTTTTGTAGATCCTAATTGTTATACCACCGTAGTAGATATTACAAACATTTATTTTCCTGCATACTTTACACCAAACAACGATTTGACAAACGATATGTGGAATGTGGAAGGAATTTCAATAGCAGTACAGCAAACTTCCATCATGTATATTTTTGATCGGTATGGAAAATTGCTCTTTTACTTTAGACCAGGACAAATAAATGGTTGGGACGGAACATACCGAGGAAGATTGATGCCAAGCAACGACTATTGGTACAAATTTGAAATGGCAGATGGAAAAACCTTTTCGGGAAATTTTTCTTTAGTTCGATAA
- a CDS encoding isoaspartyl peptidase/L-asparaginase family protein: protein MKKTPFTLLLLIFLLNSCAEKSPKEKISKVDTKQANSIGLVIHGGAGTILKKNMTPEKEAAYQAALEKAAKKGYEILQNGGSSVDAVEQTIHILENSPLFNAGKGAVFANNGNNELDASIMEGKNLNAGAVAGVTNLKNPISAARKVMENSDHVLLARKGAEEFAAAQGLEVVDTSYFYTEVRYKSLQRAKEGDKDKAASYDPYIKDYKYGTVGCVALDKNGNLAAGTSTGGMTNKKWNRIGDSPIIGAGTYANNETCAVSGTGHGEYFIRAAVAHDISALMEYKNMSLQEAAKEVIQNKLKNMGGDGGIIAIDAKGNLVAEFNTPGMYRAMVDEKGNVTVGIYKE, encoded by the coding sequence GAAAAATCTCCCAAAGAAAAAATATCCAAAGTTGATACAAAACAGGCAAATAGTATCGGATTGGTAATTCATGGTGGCGCAGGAACGATTTTAAAAAAGAACATGACGCCCGAAAAAGAAGCCGCTTACCAAGCAGCCTTGGAAAAAGCAGCCAAAAAAGGATATGAAATTCTTCAAAATGGCGGTTCAAGTGTAGATGCCGTAGAACAAACGATTCATATCTTAGAAAATTCACCATTATTCAACGCTGGAAAAGGGGCCGTATTTGCCAACAATGGCAACAATGAATTGGATGCTTCTATCATGGAAGGTAAAAATCTAAATGCTGGTGCGGTTGCTGGTGTGACCAATTTAAAAAACCCAATTTCTGCCGCTAGAAAGGTCATGGAAAACTCTGATCATGTTTTACTTGCCAGAAAAGGTGCTGAGGAATTTGCCGCTGCACAAGGTTTGGAAGTTGTGGACACCAGTTATTTTTATACAGAAGTACGCTACAAATCGCTACAAAGAGCCAAAGAAGGTGACAAAGACAAAGCGGCTTCCTACGATCCTTATATCAAAGATTATAAATACGGAACTGTTGGTTGTGTGGCGTTGGACAAAAACGGAAATCTTGCCGCAGGAACGTCTACTGGCGGAATGACCAACAAAAAATGGAATCGCATTGGAGATTCGCCAATCATTGGTGCAGGAACCTACGCCAACAATGAAACCTGTGCCGTTTCAGGAACGGGACATGGCGAATATTTTATCAGAGCGGCAGTAGCACACGACATTTCTGCGTTAATGGAATATAAAAACATGTCGTTGCAAGAAGCTGCAAAAGAAGTCATTCAAAACAAACTAAAAAATATGGGCGGCGATGGCGGAATTATTGCCATAGATGCGAAAGGAAACTTAGTTGCCGAATTCAATACTCCAGGAATGTACCGAGCGATGGTAGACGAAAAAGGAAATGTAACAGTTGGGATTTATAAAGAATAA
- a CDS encoding T9SS type A sorting domain-containing protein, translating into MNQKLFFLILLFFTSLLAAQETPVSAANESTGSNGSVTYSVGLISVETIESTDGSVSQGIQIPLEVTQLLSINDPQFNNVNVQVFPNPTTDIVKLNVGNHQNLSFQMYDINGKLIQKQTNISSQQISLGAFKSGIYLLKVLRANTEIKTFKIVKK; encoded by the coding sequence ATGAACCAAAAACTATTTTTTTTAATATTATTATTTTTTACTTCATTGCTAGCTGCACAAGAAACTCCTGTTTCCGCAGCAAATGAAAGTACTGGAAGCAACGGAAGTGTTACCTATTCGGTAGGTTTGATTTCTGTGGAAACCATAGAAAGTACAGACGGAAGCGTAAGTCAAGGAATACAAATTCCGTTAGAAGTAACACAATTACTCAGTATTAATGATCCACAGTTCAACAATGTGAATGTGCAGGTATTTCCAAATCCTACCACGGATATTGTGAAATTAAACGTTGGAAACCATCAAAATTTAAGTTTTCAAATGTATGATATCAATGGAAAACTAATTCAAAAACAAACCAATATTTCTTCGCAACAGATTTCTTTGGGCGCTTTTAAAAGTGGTATCTATCTCTTGAAGGTTCTTCGAGCGAATACAGAAATTAAAACATTCAAAATTGTCAAAAAATAA